In Alphaproteobacteria bacterium, the DNA window CAGGCCCATCGGCTGGGTCCACCGCCGTGCCATACACCTGCCCCCCAAGACCGCCAGCACGGCGGCGAGCAAGGTGTCGGCCGATAAAGTGCCGGCCTTGGCCCGAACCGCCGAGCCACAGGGACAAAGCCTCAGCTACCCCTTCCCCACCGGCCCCGCCAACCCCGACGCCGTGGCCATAATCGTCGGCAACCGGCACTACCGCCACGGCGACGTGCCGGAGGTCCGCTTTGCCCACAACGACGTCGCCGCCATACGCCGCTACGTGCACAAAACGTTGGGCTTCGCGGAACGCAACATCGTGCTGCTACGCGACGCTACCAAGGCCGACTTGATGGCCCACTTCGGCTCGCCCGAGGAACATCAGGGCCGGCTCTACGACTTGGTGCGGGCCGGGCGCTCGGATGTCCTGGTCTACTATTCGGGCCATGGCGTGCCGGGCCGTGGTGGCGCCGGATATCTGCTGCCCAGCGATGGCGATCCCGGCAAGGCGCGGCTCACGGGCTACGGTATCGACACGCTGATCGCCAACCTGGGCAAGGCCCGGGCGCGATCTGTAACGGTGATGCTGGACACCTGTTTCTCCGGGCTTTCGCACGGCGGTGCGTTGCTGCCGGCGGCCTCCGGCATCTATCTTGCGGCGCGGCTGCCGGGCGGGCTGCAAAACGGCGCCATCCTGACGGCGGCCGATGGCAGCCAGATCGCCTCGTGGGACACCGACGCCGGGCTTGGCCTGTTCACCCGCTATCTGCTCGAAGGTCTGCTGGGCCAAGCCGATCGGGCTGACCGCGGCGGCGACGACGACGGCCGGGTGTCGCTGGGCGAGATCCGTAGCTACCTGCAAGGTGAGGTCGCCTACC includes these proteins:
- a CDS encoding caspase family protein, which gives rise to MKSILRAIPCILAATLCLALTAGGVRANADKRSLDDYREFMRYAYEYLEEAKALERRAVRATGNRARVLNALARLNRQMAKQKKAIAETFLSGNEHKRNQAEVRYQDLHHRADVIRKSGRVSRPPPGLAKAPPPRNPVRAKAPPRNVLVPPLPPRDRVATPALVRQRHERLAALTTGLVRRDMIVEVGIEGAPLRDLPDRKSPIVRHLGRGDLIHVVASLPSGWGQVAERGRPIGWVHRRAIHLPPKTASTAASKVSADKVPALARTAEPQGQSLSYPFPTGPANPDAVAIIVGNRHYRHGDVPEVRFAHNDVAAIRRYVHKTLGFAERNIVLLRDATKADLMAHFGSPEEHQGRLYDLVRAGRSDVLVYYSGHGVPGRGGAGYLLPSDGDPGKARLTGYGIDTLIANLGKARARSVTVMLDTCFSGLSHGGALLPAASGIYLAARLPGGLQNGAILTAADGSQIASWDTDAGLGLFTRYLLEGLLGQADRADRGGDDDGRVSLGEIRSYLQGEVAY